One genomic segment of Heptranchias perlo isolate sHepPer1 unplaced genomic scaffold, sHepPer1.hap1 HAP1_SCAFFOLD_729, whole genome shotgun sequence includes these proteins:
- the LOC137318757 gene encoding uncharacterized protein produces the protein PSPPLPPSPSPPLPPSPSPPLPPSPSPPLPPSPSPPLPPSPSPPLPPSPSPPLPPSPSPPLPPSPSPPLPPSPSPPLPPSPSPPLPPSPSPPLPPSPSPPLPPSPSPPLPPSPSPPLPPSPSPPLPPLP, from the exons ccctctcctcctctccccccctctccctctcctcctctccccccctctccctctcctcctctccccccctctccctctcctcctctccccccctct ccctctcctcctctccccccctctccctctcctcctctccccccctctccctctcctcctctccccccctctccctctcctcctctccccccctctccctctcctcctctccccccctctccctctcctcctctccccccctctccctctcctcctctccccccctctccctctcctcctctccccccctctccctctcctcctctccccccctctccctctcctcctctccccccctctccctctcctcctctccccccctctccctctcctcctctcccccccctccct